GCGGCGCAGGTACACTTCGCGCTCCTGGCGGGTGGCGCCGAGCGTTTTCATCTCGTACACCATGGCGGCCTCGAGGTCGGCGGAACGCAGCGACTCCCGGAAGATAACGTTGCCATCGGCCGCGGTAATGGTAAAGGTGGCCTCGCTGCTCAGGAGCGAGTCGCCGCGCAGCACCAGCTGAAACAGATCGGGCGCGGCGGGCGACGAAAACAGGTGCCTCACGCGCACTGCCTTCAGGGTGTCGGACTGAGCGTTGGCTGCCGAGGCCGCCGTGGTGTCCATGGGCTCCAGCGCGGGGCTATCGGTGGTGTCGGCCGAGGCCGCGTTGGGCGGTGCAGTGCTGCGGTCGGCGGGGGCAGAGCAGGCTAGTGGCAGTGCAGCCAGGAGCAAAATGGATAACGGACGCGTCAACATACTGGCGCCTACGCACGCTGCCGCGGGCAAGTTGGGCGGGCCGCTAGCGCGGCCAGTGGCGCAGCACCAGCATCAGCACAAACGCCGCGCTCAGGCACACCGACGATACCTGATTCATGCGCATGGTGCGTCGGAAGTCGGCGGCCGCGGGGTTGCGCCACACCTGCCAGGCCCAGCGGCCAAACAGCCCCAGCACCGGCAATGTAGCCACGGCAAATACCGCCAGAAAGTGGGGCTCGTGCCGCCCTAGGTACGCAGCCCCCAACACCAATGCACCGGCCAGCAGACCTAGGGCCGCAAACGCAAACGTGCCCCGTACGCCCAGCAGCAAGCTGAGGGTACGGTCGCCGCGGCGGGCGTCTTCGTGGTGCTGGTACACTTGGGTAAGCGGGTAAGAGCCGCACAAAAACAAGCTGCTCACCAAAGCAATCAGGAGGTTGTCGGGCGCGAAAACCTCGTGCTGCGCAGCGCCCGCCCCAATTTGCGTCATCAGAAACGTGTACGCGCCCTGAAACACCACCACCACGAGGGTACTGATGATGGGGTATTTTTTGAGGCGGATGCGGTCGTAGCTATACGCTTTGGATACCAGCAAATAGCCCGCGAGCAGCAGCGCAAACACCGGCGAAATCAGCAGCGCGCCCAGCACGGCCAGCACGTCGAAAACTACCACCAGATGCCACAGCTCGGGCGTTACCTGCGGCGGGCGCTC
The sequence above is drawn from the Hymenobacter sp. YIM 151858-1 genome and encodes:
- a CDS encoding UbiA family prenyltransferase; amino-acid sequence: MRIANYKKALPLMRIPFSVYLMPVYWFGLSTLREPFSAARALGVFVVLHLLAYPASNGYNSWFDRDEGSIGGLERPPQVTPELWHLVVVFDVLAVLGALLISPVFALLLAGYLLVSKAYSYDRIRLKKYPIISTLVVVVFQGAYTFLMTQIGAGAAQHEVFAPDNLLIALVSSLFLCGSYPLTQVYQHHEDARRGDRTLSLLLGVRGTFAFAALGLLAGALVLGAAYLGRHEPHFLAVFAVATLPVLGLFGRWAWQVWRNPAAADFRRTMRMNQVSSVCLSAAFVLMLVLRHWPR